The sequence AGCTTGATAGAGATTAGAATTGTGGGACTGATGTATTTTGATCTTGAGTACTAAAAACAGGAGAATGATTTTTCATTCTCCTGTTTTGTTTTCTTGTGGAGGTAGCTCCGGGGGTGCTTGTATTTTTTGTTGAAGTTTTTCCTGTTCTTTTTTCTTCTGTTCACTACGCTGCTTCTGTTTTTCCAATATTAGACTGTAAGTTTGATTTGTAACTTTTCCGTTAACCCTGATTTTATTATCCTTTTGAAATTTCCTTATGCTGTTTGAAAGGCTGCTGCCGAAAACTCCATTAGGATAACCATGGAAATACCCAAGTTCCTTAAGATTTTTTTGCACTTCCAGCACATCTGATCCGATATCACCACTCTTAAGTACTCTGAATACTCTATTTGTGTGTGAAATTGTCACTGTAGTACCATGAGGAACCATTTTATATAATTCTGCAACATCTTTATTTTTCATCCGTATACAACCTTTTGAAGAATTTGATTTTCCTATGAACCAGGGATAGACAGTTCCATGTATTCCATATTTACCCCAGGGTACGTTGAAACCCATCCAGGAACCTCCAAAGCCTTCCCCCCATTTA comes from Clostridia bacterium and encodes:
- a CDS encoding L,D-transpeptidase family protein, giving the protein MLHKRFIVILCAALFFLIAFYLWDNILILDDSHPSYLETTQIEGSPLKDPSESQKDAKEDKTPVRKGYHIHINLDQLMLYVYKNDQLLKTYPVSGGKPTTPSPLGTWRIVNKDKWGEGFGGSWMGFNVPWGKYGIHGTVYPWFIGKSNSSKGCIRMKNKDVAELYKMVPHGTTVTISHTNRVFRVLKSGDIGSDVLEVQKNLKELGYFHGYPNGVFGSSLSNSIRKFQKDNKIRVNGKVTNQTYSLILEKQKQRSEQKKKEQEKLQQKIQAPPELPPQENKTGE